In the Limanda limanda chromosome 1, fLimLim1.1, whole genome shotgun sequence genome, one interval contains:
- the LOC133009518 gene encoding carbohydrate sulfotransferase 12-like — translation MEQKRFDAAEREKERVLEQEKMQFDAAERGKECELEQEARKHRVKDVCSGQGAVEFPGRTRPFEQIPNSKLKHLIVDDKHQVIYCFVPKVVCTNWKSVMAVLSQSMISPSTGKPYTDPNDIPVGLVHNHDFFSLSEFGSLSRHLMELKLQHYTKFLFVRDPFVRVISAFRDKFGRINQHWYELLGMSMLRRYGNISGALPNKSSEVFAAGVNLTFLQFIKYVLDTETEPNVHWKQMYRL, via the exons ATGGAGCAAAAGAGATTCGACGCTGCGGAAAGGGAAAAGGAACGTGTATTGGAACAGGAAAAAATGCAGTTCGACGCTGCGGAAAGGGGAAAGGAATGTGAATTGGAGCAGGAGGCGAGGAAGCACAGGGTCAAGGATGTCTGTTCAGGACAGGGCGCTGTGGAATTCCCTGGAAGGACTCGACCATTTGAGCAGATCCCCAACAGTAAGCTGAAACACCTGATAGTGGACGACAAACACCAGGTCATCTACTGCTTTGTTCCCAAGGTAGTGTGCACCAACTGGAAGAGCGTGATGGCGGTTCTGAGTCAGTCTATGATCTCGCCCTCCACAGGAAAACCGTACACTGACCCCAACGATATACCTGTGGGGCTCGTACACAACCATGATTTCTTCTCCTTATCCGAGTTCGGTTCTCTGTCCCGCCACCTGATGGAGCTCAAGCTCCAGCACTACACCAAGTTCCTGTTTGTTCGAGATCCTTTCGTTCGTGTCATCTCTGCCTTCAGGGACAAGTTTGGACG CATCAACCAGCATTGGTACGAGTTGTTGGGTATGAGCATGCTGCGTCGTTATGGTAACATCTCCGGGGCTCTGCCGAACAAATCGAGCGAGGTGTTTGCCGCAGGAGTCAACCTGACGTTTCTGCAGTTTATCAAGTACGTGCTTGATACAGAGACTGAGCCGAACGTACACTGGAAACAGATGTATCGTCTGTGA